From the Lathyrus oleraceus cultivar Zhongwan6 chromosome 4, CAAS_Psat_ZW6_1.0, whole genome shotgun sequence genome, one window contains:
- the LOC127138446 gene encoding uncharacterized protein LOC127138446 — protein sequence MEFKFRAVDNKEPPTTSLHSLPDRSLQMEGSFSGFRMPLSGEAALRREIEKELIRREILRRSELEEEVRRELAMEKEFGISIQRPLMSIQGLMSHWSNSSVMNPAAEPPSILPPAEINPSPEISDKGKVIVLAKPDPNLFNAKRKATTPLVSEIEPLAFSSKKKSKEEWSCALCEIKATSESGLNAHLNGKKHKAREARQNRKIAKRNKKSRDNVMVAETDVTTTKLLVDAEKDQQLLQPCTTLEVMNETAVDKGVEESKREEQLAKTVADNDASATESKNEKFVAMMVGKNEEQLGETVADNGGSVIKSTNEDKLVEMMIGNDIIKFENGGLVAEKSQNVGSLESKRDAAMDEAEKISALTKRRKVEPLWCEICEISTFSKAVMEGHVKGKKHIKKMNKFGQNNVSPPSTSSVSQKAPPMLIKDA from the exons ATGGAATTCAAATTCCGTGCCGTCGACAATAAAGAACCACCAACTACGTCGTTGCATTCTCTCCCTGATCGATCACTTCAGA TGGAAGGAAGTTTTTCTGGCTTCCGAATGCCATTATCCGGCGAGGCGGCATTGCGACGGGAGATTGAGAAAGAGCTAATCCGTAGAGAAATTTTGCGGCGAAGTGAGTTGGAGGAGGAAGTGAGAAGGGAGCTTGCAATGGAGAAAGAATTCGGGATTTCAATACAGAGGCCACTCATGAGTATTCAGGGACTAATGTCTCATTGGTCGAATTCATCTGTGATGAACCCTGCTGCTGAACCACCGTCAATTTTGCCGCCTGCCGAAATCAACCCTTCTCCGGAGATCAGTGACAAGGGCAAAGTTATAGTGTTG GCTAAGCCGGATCCCAATCTCTTTAATGCAAAGCGAAAAGCAACGACACCTCTTGTTTCTGAAATTGAACCTCTTGCATTTAGTTCAAAGAAAAAATCGAAGGAGGAGTGGAGTTGTGCACTGTGTGAAATTAAGGCCACGAGTGAGAGTGGCTTGAATGCTCATTTGAACGGTAAGAAGCACAAGGCCAGAGAAGCAAGACAGAACAGGAAGATTGCTAAGAGAAACAAAAAAAGTAGGGATAATGTGATGGTTGCTGAAACAGATGTTACTACCACAAAGTTATTGGTTGATGCAGAAAAAGATCAACAGCTTCTTCAACCTTGCACAACCTTGGAAGTCATGAATGAGACTGCTGTTGATAAGGGTGTCGAAGAAAGCAAAAGAGAGGAGCAGCTTGCGAAGACGGTGGCTGATAATGATGCAAGTGCAACAGAATCAAAAAATGAGAAGTTTGTGGCGATGATGGTCGGTAAAAATGAGGAGCAACTTGGGGAAACAGTTGCTGATAACGGTGGAAGTGTAATAAAATCCACAAATGAGGATAAGCTCGTGGAGATGATGATCGGTAATGATATTATAAAATTTGAAAATGGGGGGCTAGTTGCGGAGAAAAGCCAAAATGTAGGTTCTTTGGAGAGTAAAAGAGATGCTGCAATGGATGAAGCGGAGAAGATAAGTGCATTAACAAAAAGGAGAAAAGTTGAACCTTTGTGGTGTGAAATTTGTGAAATTAGCACTTTCTCAAAAGCTGTGATGGAAGGTCATGTGAAAGGGAAAAAACACATAAAGAAAATGAACAAGTTTGGACAAAACAATGTAAGTCCCCCATCCACATCTTCTGTATCACAAAAAGCTCCTCCTATGTTGATCAAAGATGCATAA